The Amycolatopsis sp. DG1A-15b genome window below encodes:
- a CDS encoding GNAT family N-acetyltransferase, translated as MPIVTVRHFTEEDVPLRTELLREARFTANLTDFAVGSDDDGLAARQHRTITEEQRTKRIFTVCGPHGRVMGFAWITSIDWRAQRCELSFGVLPRDRGLGAFAVYAVHKHLRDELNMRVIVNQVLTHNTMFLSAEALEAQHQVRCERDSYTVGEWRTACYWTLSDEDIRKHRASAEERRRELAERIRERIEARS; from the coding sequence ATGCCGATCGTGACCGTCCGGCACTTCACCGAAGAGGACGTCCCGCTGCGCACGGAACTGCTGCGCGAGGCGCGCTTCACGGCCAACCTCACCGACTTCGCCGTCGGCTCGGACGACGACGGCCTGGCGGCCCGCCAGCACCGCACCATCACCGAAGAGCAGCGCACCAAGCGGATCTTCACCGTGTGCGGCCCGCACGGCCGCGTGATGGGGTTCGCGTGGATCACCTCGATCGACTGGCGCGCCCAGCGCTGCGAGCTGTCCTTCGGCGTGCTGCCGCGCGACCGCGGGCTCGGCGCGTTCGCCGTCTACGCGGTGCACAAGCACCTGCGCGACGAGCTCAACATGCGCGTGATCGTCAACCAGGTCCTCACGCACAACACCATGTTCCTGTCCGCCGAGGCGCTCGAAGCCCAGCACCAGGTCCGGTGCGAGCGGGATTCCTACACCGTCGGCGAATGGCGGACGGCGTGCTACTGGACACTGTCCGATGAGGACATCCGGAAGCACCGGGCCTCCGCCGAGGAACGCCGGCGGGAGCTGGCCGAGCGGATCCGCGAGCGCATCGAGGCCCGGTCGTGA
- a CDS encoding condensation domain-containing protein, which translates to MPEAKSANLCWGQHHHLLRYLRVPAPSRHEAHIGTSYPLPAGCTVAAVRTALTHLVRRHEVLRTVYDLTGTAADGRAWPRQIVQPPAPQPVTEATTEDAVDVIARLTRTPFDLAREWPLRACVVTTGGRLVRLHLVFNHLAFDDVALDRLAAELDELLAARTEGRPAVLDPVDHQPVDLARFEESRTEADLEPALGHWRDIVEKLPADVFSARRRTSEAAHSASFTVPSLLSAARAIAAREHVWPSAVHLAAYAVTLAAYTGETLVAHRMYTSQRDASGFGGAVTCLSYPTPVLADLDGDPLFSAVVKASATRVSQAMTHAHVPYDRVYELMAEEGVRVVAELNFLDNAPRSCRTKRDRYAVNAAPDDWARAGSDSYLRVYEWADGITLALQALDAVMDAEAVERFLRGYARLVEAHRDPGTDLRVSEAAMLIGFTPPKPPRIRAEPEPTGTAPAERVLTEVVAEVNGLGEVDPGRSYTGAGGRVLRLPRVVEALHERGWSAGLVPFTTARPLSALAHELVPARG; encoded by the coding sequence ATGCCCGAGGCGAAGAGCGCGAACCTCTGCTGGGGACAGCACCACCACCTGCTGCGGTACCTGCGGGTGCCGGCGCCGTCCCGGCACGAGGCGCACATCGGCACCAGCTACCCGCTGCCCGCGGGCTGCACGGTCGCGGCGGTCCGCACCGCGCTGACCCACCTGGTGCGCCGGCACGAAGTCCTGCGCACGGTCTACGACCTGACCGGCACCGCGGCGGACGGGCGTGCCTGGCCGCGCCAGATCGTGCAGCCGCCGGCACCGCAGCCGGTGACCGAGGCGACCACGGAGGACGCCGTGGACGTCATCGCGCGCCTCACCCGTACCCCGTTCGACCTGGCCCGCGAGTGGCCGCTACGAGCCTGCGTGGTCACCACCGGCGGCCGCCTGGTCCGGCTGCACCTGGTCTTCAACCACCTCGCCTTCGACGACGTCGCCCTCGACCGCCTGGCCGCCGAGCTCGACGAGCTCCTGGCCGCGCGCACCGAGGGCCGTCCTGCGGTGCTGGACCCGGTCGATCACCAGCCGGTGGACCTCGCCCGCTTCGAGGAGAGCCGCACCGAGGCCGACCTCGAACCCGCGCTGGGACACTGGCGCGACATCGTGGAGAAGCTCCCCGCGGACGTCTTTTCGGCGCGCCGCAGGACCTCCGAGGCCGCGCACAGCGCTTCCTTCACCGTCCCGTCGCTGCTGTCGGCCGCCCGGGCGATCGCGGCCCGCGAGCACGTGTGGCCCTCGGCCGTGCACCTCGCCGCCTATGCCGTCACGCTCGCCGCCTACACCGGGGAAACCCTGGTCGCGCACCGGATGTACACCAGCCAGCGCGACGCCAGCGGCTTCGGCGGCGCCGTCACGTGCCTGTCCTATCCGACCCCGGTGCTCGCCGACCTCGACGGCGATCCGCTCTTTTCGGCCGTGGTCAAGGCGTCCGCCACCCGCGTGAGCCAGGCGATGACGCACGCCCACGTGCCCTACGACCGCGTGTACGAGCTGATGGCCGAGGAGGGCGTCCGTGTGGTCGCCGAGCTGAACTTTCTCGACAACGCGCCGCGCTCGTGCCGCACCAAACGCGACCGGTACGCCGTCAACGCGGCTCCTGACGACTGGGCGCGGGCCGGCTCCGACAGCTACCTGCGCGTGTACGAATGGGCCGACGGCATCACGCTGGCCCTGCAGGCCCTGGACGCGGTCATGGATGCCGAGGCCGTCGAACGGTTCCTCCGCGGCTACGCCCGGCTTGTCGAAGCCCACCGCGATCCCGGCACCGACCTGCGCGTCAGCGAGGCCGCCATGCTCATCGGCTTCACCCCGCCAAAGCCACCGCGGATCCGAGCCGAACCCGAGCCGACCGGAACCGCGCCCGCCGAACGCGTCCTCACCGAGGTCGTGGCCGAGGTCAACGGCCTCGGCGAGGTCGACCCGGGCCGCAGCTACACCGGCGCGGGCGGACGCGTGCTGCGCCTGCCCCGCGTGGTGGAGGCCCTGCACGAGCGCGGCTGGTCGGCCGGGCTCGTCCCGTTCACCACCGCCCGCCCCTTGTCCGCGCTCGCGCACGAACTCGTGCCGGCCCGCGGCTGA
- a CDS encoding ketoacyl-ACP synthase III family protein — MSLLEAPRLERVASFVPETSLPVAELAGPLGLDATQLRFFTRFLGLDRVAVADGLELADLLAGAGERVLAGTDRDSVRFLVHAHTMQHVAVATPGLLEDVRTRLRLHRATAFSLSHLNCVVGIHALHVARSLLATAAPGDRVLVLTGDKVLMHEARLIRDTTIQGDGAAAVLLGPDPRGDRVLGRALTVLGEFYRGIDCDEALQLQYKHVYPEALAQVMQDALDDARVAAADLAAILPHNVNKLSWKRITGALGVPRDRVFLDNVGKYAHCYSSDPFINLAAARADGRVDPGDLVLLASAGLGATFAAAVVEIGEGNQG, encoded by the coding sequence ATGTCCCTGCTCGAAGCACCGCGCCTGGAACGGGTGGCGTCGTTCGTGCCGGAGACGAGCCTGCCGGTCGCGGAGCTGGCCGGCCCGCTCGGCCTCGACGCGACGCAGCTGCGCTTCTTCACCCGTTTCCTGGGTCTCGACCGCGTCGCCGTCGCGGACGGCCTGGAGCTGGCCGACCTGCTGGCGGGCGCGGGGGAGCGCGTGCTCGCCGGGACCGACCGCGACTCGGTGCGGTTCCTGGTCCACGCGCACACCATGCAGCACGTCGCCGTGGCCACGCCCGGCCTCCTGGAAGACGTGCGGACGCGGCTGCGGCTGCACCGCGCGACCGCGTTCAGCCTCTCGCACCTCAACTGCGTGGTCGGGATCCACGCCCTGCACGTGGCGCGGTCGCTGCTGGCCACCGCGGCGCCGGGCGACCGCGTGCTCGTGCTGACCGGCGACAAGGTGCTGATGCACGAGGCCCGCCTGATCCGCGACACGACGATCCAGGGCGACGGCGCCGCCGCGGTGCTGCTCGGCCCGGACCCGCGCGGCGACCGTGTCCTCGGACGTGCGCTGACCGTGCTGGGCGAGTTCTACCGCGGCATCGACTGCGACGAGGCCCTTCAGCTGCAGTACAAGCACGTCTACCCGGAGGCCCTCGCCCAGGTGATGCAGGACGCGCTCGACGACGCCAGGGTCGCCGCCGCGGACCTCGCCGCCATCCTGCCGCACAACGTCAACAAGCTGTCCTGGAAACGCATCACGGGCGCGCTCGGCGTGCCGCGGGACCGCGTGTTCCTCGACAACGTCGGGAAGTACGCCCACTGCTACAGCTCCGACCCGTTCATCAACCTGGCGGCGGCGCGCGCGGACGGGCGGGTCGATCCGGGGGACCTCGTGCTGCTGGCTTCGGCCGGCCTCGGGGCGACCTTCGCGGCGGCCGTCGTCGAGATCGGAGAAGGGAACCAGGGATGA
- a CDS encoding ATP-grasp domain-containing protein has protein sequence MNFVARLKKDLTGDAGARFVFVNNFEVERSWAVGEPKLPGAGISFAGATVNRMEEMGALLAGEGDLVVLKAPMDAAFAGYLARIGAADGSALIAEHNDPDAMVTEDALNSPELLGKLRELADGNTYLMPLGISASEEALAKESGLPLAGSTAQICKAVNGKVFSRGLVDALGLRQVPGRVVHTVGELRDALTAQLASGGRVVVKESLGVSGRGMVVVEDERGANRLLRLIERRGADAPANLVVESWIEHAQDLNYQFVVSRTGGVRFETVKAAVLKNGVHQGHRFPVELPPVAARELAEAVEKIGRALHDEGFFGMVGVDAMLAADGTLYPCLEINARFNMSTYQSRIAEKFIPEGRHAIAATFSLKLQRTHTFAEVESALGDLFFTGAGDTGVLVNNFATLNAAATGEGSFHGRLYAICVGDSAEEALAVRTEAERRLAEMAGNEA, from the coding sequence ATGAATTTCGTGGCACGGCTGAAGAAGGACCTCACCGGCGACGCCGGGGCGCGGTTCGTCTTCGTCAACAACTTCGAGGTGGAGCGCAGCTGGGCGGTGGGCGAGCCGAAACTGCCCGGCGCCGGCATCTCGTTCGCGGGGGCCACCGTCAACCGCATGGAGGAGATGGGCGCGCTGCTCGCCGGCGAAGGCGACCTGGTGGTGCTCAAAGCCCCCATGGACGCCGCGTTCGCCGGCTACCTCGCGCGGATCGGCGCGGCCGACGGCTCGGCGCTGATCGCCGAGCACAACGACCCGGACGCGATGGTGACCGAGGACGCGCTCAACTCCCCGGAGCTGCTGGGCAAGCTGCGGGAGCTGGCCGACGGCAACACCTACCTGATGCCGCTGGGCATCTCGGCGTCGGAGGAGGCCCTGGCGAAGGAGTCCGGGCTGCCGCTGGCCGGCTCGACCGCGCAGATCTGCAAGGCGGTCAACGGCAAGGTGTTCAGCCGCGGCCTGGTCGACGCGCTCGGCCTGCGCCAGGTGCCCGGCCGGGTGGTGCACACGGTCGGCGAGCTGCGGGACGCCCTCACCGCCCAGCTGGCCTCGGGCGGCCGGGTCGTGGTGAAGGAGTCGCTCGGCGTCTCCGGGCGCGGCATGGTCGTCGTCGAGGACGAGCGTGGCGCGAACCGCCTGCTGCGCCTGATCGAACGCCGCGGTGCCGACGCGCCCGCGAACCTGGTCGTCGAGTCCTGGATCGAGCACGCCCAGGACCTCAACTACCAGTTCGTCGTCTCCCGGACCGGCGGGGTCCGGTTCGAAACGGTCAAGGCCGCCGTGCTGAAGAACGGCGTGCACCAGGGCCACCGGTTCCCGGTGGAGCTGCCGCCCGTCGCGGCGCGCGAACTCGCCGAAGCCGTCGAGAAGATCGGGCGCGCGCTGCACGACGAAGGGTTCTTCGGCATGGTCGGCGTCGACGCAATGCTGGCCGCGGACGGCACGCTCTACCCGTGCCTGGAGATCAACGCCCGGTTCAACATGTCGACCTACCAGAGCCGGATCGCCGAGAAGTTCATCCCCGAGGGCCGGCACGCCATCGCCGCGACCTTCTCGCTGAAGCTGCAGCGCACCCACACCTTCGCGGAGGTCGAAAGCGCGCTCGGCGACCTGTTCTTCACCGGCGCCGGCGACACCGGCGTGCTGGTCAACAACTTCGCGACGCTCAACGCCGCGGCCACCGGCGAGGGCTCCTTCCACGGCCGTCTCTACGCGATCTGCGTCGGGGACTCGGCCGAGGAGGCCCTCGCCGTCCGGACCGAGGCCGAGCGCCGCCTCGCGGAAATGGCAGGGAACGAGGCATGA
- a CDS encoding type III PLP-dependent enzyme, producing the protein MTDIDYQDLAERFGTPLYVYDGDVLHATITGLRAVLHPALEVFYSLKANPNISVFAALHGGGARAEVSSIVELQTVLEAGARPDDIVFLGPGKSEQELRACLDTGVYAIVCESFDELDDIERLGAELGKRQRVLLRINPTCAISGSRLTMGGKPRQFGIDEAQVLAAGPRLAAYRHADVAGIQVYMGTRILDAEVIGKNTRYALDLAERVAAETGIRLEAVDIGGGLGVAYFEGEDDLEAADVAAEINPMLEQFHRAHPATRLIMESGRFLAGRAGVYVLGVRYVKESMGERFAVADGGTHHHMAAVGIGSFVKRNFPAVLLTPRAAGEDTDDTVEPRPWTVTGPLCTPNDTLLKQVKLPDLRRGDLVGVLNSGAYGPSASPGLFLSHGFPAEVLVRGGRAFLVRDRDEPADLLRKQHLHQPTTTDRMGSEPR; encoded by the coding sequence ATGACCGACATCGACTACCAGGACCTGGCCGAGCGCTTCGGCACACCGCTGTACGTCTACGACGGCGACGTCCTGCACGCCACCATCACCGGCCTGCGCGCGGTGCTGCACCCCGCGCTGGAGGTGTTCTACTCCCTCAAGGCGAACCCGAACATCAGCGTCTTCGCCGCCCTGCACGGCGGCGGCGCGCGGGCCGAGGTTTCGTCCATCGTGGAGCTGCAGACCGTGCTCGAGGCCGGCGCGCGGCCGGACGACATCGTCTTCCTCGGCCCCGGCAAGAGCGAGCAGGAACTGCGGGCGTGCCTGGACACCGGCGTCTACGCGATCGTCTGCGAGTCCTTCGACGAACTCGACGACATCGAACGGCTCGGCGCCGAGCTCGGGAAGCGGCAGCGGGTGCTGCTGCGGATCAACCCGACCTGCGCGATCAGCGGCTCCCGGCTCACCATGGGCGGCAAGCCCCGCCAGTTCGGCATCGACGAGGCCCAGGTCCTGGCGGCCGGACCGCGGCTCGCGGCGTACCGCCACGCCGACGTCGCCGGCATCCAGGTCTACATGGGCACGCGCATCCTCGACGCCGAGGTCATCGGCAAGAACACGCGCTACGCCCTCGACCTGGCCGAGCGGGTCGCCGCGGAGACCGGGATCCGGCTGGAAGCCGTCGACATCGGCGGCGGCCTCGGCGTGGCCTACTTCGAGGGCGAGGACGACCTCGAAGCCGCCGACGTGGCCGCCGAGATCAACCCGATGCTCGAGCAGTTCCACCGGGCGCACCCGGCGACCCGGCTGATCATGGAGTCCGGCCGGTTCCTGGCCGGTCGCGCCGGGGTCTACGTGCTCGGCGTCCGGTACGTCAAGGAGTCCATGGGGGAGCGGTTCGCGGTCGCCGACGGCGGCACGCACCACCACATGGCGGCCGTCGGCATCGGCTCGTTCGTCAAGCGCAACTTCCCGGCCGTGCTGCTCACCCCGCGCGCCGCCGGCGAGGACACCGACGACACCGTCGAGCCGCGCCCGTGGACCGTCACCGGCCCGCTGTGCACGCCCAACGACACCCTGCTCAAGCAGGTGAAACTGCCCGACCTGCGCCGCGGCGACCTGGTCGGCGTCCTGAACTCCGGCGCCTACGGGCCGTCGGCCTCGCCCGGGCTGTTCCTCAGCCACGGGTTCCCCGCCGAGGTGCTCGTGCGCGGCGGCCGGGCCTTCCTGGTCCGCGACCGCGACGAGCCCGCGGACCTGCTGCGCAAGCAGCACCTGCACCAGCCCACCACGACCGACCGCATGGGAAGTGAGCCGAGATGA
- a CDS encoding acyl carrier protein, whose protein sequence is MNRTEIVAHLEIALSAVLNKEIGGVTPELRLFEDLALDSTSVIELLMSLEDTIGLEIDPDELGPEVFRTVGSLTDYIESAFARSAAAV, encoded by the coding sequence ATGAACCGCACCGAGATCGTCGCCCACCTGGAGATCGCCCTGTCCGCCGTGCTCAACAAGGAGATCGGCGGCGTCACCCCGGAGCTGCGCCTGTTCGAGGACCTGGCGCTCGACTCCACCAGCGTCATCGAGCTGCTGATGAGCCTCGAGGACACGATCGGCCTCGAGATCGACCCGGACGAGCTGGGCCCGGAGGTCTTCCGCACGGTCGGCAGCCTGACCGACTACATCGAGTCGGCCTTCGCCAGGTCCGCCGCGGCGGTCTGA
- a CDS encoding 3-oxoacyl-[acyl-carrier-protein] synthase III C-terminal domain-containing protein: MDTGLSRVAVRLPGRVEAVDDVLVRSGAKPLERRMFGRIYGLRDSPVLAPGERMADHLAEAGRTALGGGPASLVLYGHTLLIAELDLCGTFPDRLRDALGLPGVPFFGVSHVNCTSVLRSVELARRYLARPGAAPDDRVLVLGGDQGSASDRGRYIPGTTIAGDTAAALVVSRGPARYRYLGGATARDTRFHHSLRMTKEEFALFGKVCCEQAVSVVGAAARDAGLTLSDVDWVLPDLSNRMFWRTFSGLSGFPFDRIPLELVAERGHNFGVDSLLALQHADAAGRLRPGQRCALVSVGQGAYFQSVIVEVVEEK, encoded by the coding sequence ATGGACACGGGGCTGTCCCGGGTCGCCGTGCGGCTGCCCGGCCGCGTCGAGGCCGTCGACGACGTGCTCGTGCGGTCGGGCGCCAAACCGCTGGAGCGGCGCATGTTCGGCCGCATCTACGGCCTGCGCGACAGCCCGGTGCTCGCGCCGGGCGAGCGGATGGCGGACCACCTGGCCGAGGCCGGGCGGACCGCGCTCGGCGGCGGGCCGGCGAGCCTGGTGCTCTACGGCCACACGCTGCTCATCGCCGAGCTGGACCTGTGCGGCACGTTCCCGGACCGGCTGCGCGACGCGCTCGGCCTGCCGGGTGTCCCGTTCTTCGGGGTGTCGCACGTGAACTGCACGTCGGTGCTGCGCTCGGTCGAGCTCGCCCGGCGCTACCTGGCCCGCCCGGGCGCCGCGCCGGACGACCGGGTGCTCGTGCTCGGCGGCGACCAGGGCAGCGCGAGCGACCGCGGCCGCTACATCCCGGGCACGACCATCGCGGGCGACACGGCCGCGGCGCTCGTGGTGTCCCGCGGCCCGGCGCGCTACCGCTACCTCGGCGGCGCGACCGCCCGGGACACCCGGTTCCACCACAGCCTGCGCATGACCAAGGAGGAGTTCGCGCTCTTCGGCAAGGTCTGCTGCGAGCAGGCCGTGTCGGTCGTGGGCGCCGCGGCCCGGGACGCCGGCCTCACACTGTCCGATGTGGACTGGGTGCTGCCGGACCTGTCCAACCGCATGTTCTGGCGCACCTTCAGCGGGCTGTCCGGGTTCCCGTTCGACCGGATCCCCTTGGAGCTGGTCGCCGAGCGCGGGCACAACTTCGGGGTGGACTCGCTGCTCGCCCTGCAGCACGCCGACGCGGCCGGCCGGCTGCGTCCCGGGCAGCGCTGCGCCCTGGTCTCCGTGGGCCAGGGCGCCTACTTCCAGTCGGTGATCGTCGAGGTCGTGGAGGAGAAGTGA
- a CDS encoding acyl-CoA dehydrogenase family protein, with the protein MTTSLLECERTARSDGLAAGLARALPATPADRLAPGRYAAVPAGAVPEGAEVRTHSLADREDIVFLACPGRPREERDAYELADFGRHLAAVRLGVLRSVLDHVVEHLSNRTSGDEPLIRKQLIAGAIGDVMAAVERLRAQVRSQRHPVAVADVHRELDELGWRVAQHLGASGFLAISPARSLYVSALVAGTWVDREPEGEPA; encoded by the coding sequence GTGACCACCAGCCTGCTCGAATGCGAGCGGACCGCGCGCAGCGACGGCCTTGCCGCCGGACTCGCGCGCGCCCTGCCCGCCACCCCGGCCGACCGGCTGGCCCCCGGCCGGTACGCGGCCGTGCCCGCCGGAGCCGTGCCCGAAGGCGCCGAAGTGCGCACGCACAGCCTGGCCGACCGCGAGGACATCGTCTTCCTCGCCTGCCCCGGCCGTCCCCGCGAAGAACGGGACGCCTACGAGCTGGCCGACTTCGGCCGGCACCTGGCCGCCGTCCGGCTGGGGGTGCTTCGCTCGGTGCTCGACCACGTCGTCGAGCACCTGTCGAACCGCACCTCCGGCGACGAACCGCTGATCCGCAAGCAGCTGATCGCCGGCGCGATCGGCGACGTGATGGCCGCGGTGGAACGGCTGCGCGCCCAGGTGCGCTCGCAGCGGCACCCGGTCGCGGTCGCCGACGTGCACCGCGAGCTGGACGAGCTGGGCTGGCGGGTGGCCCAGCACCTCGGCGCGTCGGGTTTCCTCGCCATCTCACCCGCGCGGTCGCTCTACGTCTCGGCCCTGGTGGCCGGCACCTGGGTGGACCGGGAACCGGAAGGAGAACCGGCATGA
- a CDS encoding acyl-CoA dehydrogenase gives MIELSERVRAVRDLSREAAVDLRSRALAIDTDPDAMDEHYGSPVFEMVRQADTPPQYRESLPSTPLLRAMERGSCLENVAGLIELARGDVGAILACPSPGLAGVFVELLGTPEQQEWFFTRMHGGRRWSFFAMTEESRGNDATAMETRFDRDGDGWRLNGGKCYVGNAARGSVGVVFGRTGRGALSIRAALVEVPAPGWHGEKLDMIGLRGAYISRLSFSDVAVPAGRMLGDHLPATRRGIFAAITTFNHMRVRIAASAVGTALAMVEYVLDHRKNAPGGQLALARAEAGRELVYEAAARIDRDPERGYLSSAAKLGAVGLAVGTAHWASAALGPAGLIEHPLLEKWTRDVHAFEFMEGTGNIHRLHVARGYQAGDADA, from the coding sequence ATGATCGAGCTGAGCGAACGCGTCCGCGCGGTCCGCGACCTGAGCCGGGAGGCGGCGGTGGACCTGCGATCGCGGGCCCTGGCCATCGACACCGACCCGGACGCGATGGACGAGCACTACGGCTCGCCCGTGTTCGAGATGGTGCGGCAGGCCGACACACCGCCGCAGTACCGTGAGTCCCTGCCGTCGACGCCGTTGCTGCGCGCGATGGAGCGCGGCTCGTGCCTGGAGAACGTGGCCGGGCTGATCGAACTGGCCCGCGGCGACGTCGGGGCGATCCTGGCCTGCCCGTCACCCGGCCTGGCCGGGGTCTTCGTGGAGCTGCTCGGCACCCCCGAGCAGCAGGAGTGGTTCTTCACCCGGATGCACGGCGGCCGCCGCTGGTCGTTCTTCGCGATGACCGAGGAGAGCCGCGGCAACGACGCGACCGCGATGGAGACCCGCTTCGACCGCGACGGCGACGGCTGGCGGCTCAACGGCGGCAAGTGCTACGTCGGCAACGCCGCCCGTGGCAGCGTCGGCGTGGTGTTCGGCCGCACCGGCCGCGGCGCGCTGTCGATCCGCGCGGCGCTGGTCGAGGTCCCGGCACCCGGCTGGCACGGCGAAAAGCTCGACATGATCGGGCTGCGCGGGGCCTACATCAGCCGGCTGTCCTTTTCGGACGTCGCCGTCCCCGCGGGCCGGATGCTGGGGGACCACCTGCCGGCGACGCGGCGGGGGATCTTCGCCGCCATCACGACGTTCAACCACATGCGGGTGCGGATCGCCGCGTCCGCCGTGGGCACCGCGCTGGCGATGGTCGAGTACGTGCTGGACCACCGCAAGAACGCCCCCGGCGGTCAGCTCGCCCTCGCGCGCGCCGAGGCCGGGCGGGAGCTGGTGTACGAGGCCGCGGCGCGGATCGACCGCGACCCCGAGCGCGGCTACCTCTCCAGCGCGGCGAAGCTCGGCGCGGTCGGCCTGGCGGTGGGGACGGCGCACTGGGCGTCGGCCGCTTTGGGCCCGGCCGGCCTGATCGAGCACCCGCTGCTGGAGAAGTGGACGCGGGACGTGCACGCCTTCGAGTTCATGGAGGGCACCGGCAATATCCACCGCCTCCACGTGGCGCGGGGGTACCAGGCGGGAGACGCCGATGCCTGA
- the acpS gene encoding holo-ACP synthase yields the protein MRIGVDLMSIPRFAEVAAHPRYRTLVFTPVELEQAARMGAERSLERLAGRFSVKEATCKMLGRGFGQGLRWRDIEVTNDDWGAPLVTLGGGAAEIAEEAGLEEITVTLSHQVDLVVAVAAAGCARPPRPFRRAAAPAVPVVPARFDELAALAADLFSVPAGEVATAASFAGDLGVTSVVVIELLARIEHRYGIRIPEAGIYRMTDLQRTYGVVAEAAGW from the coding sequence ATGAGAATCGGCGTGGACCTGATGTCGATCCCGCGGTTCGCGGAGGTCGCGGCGCACCCCCGGTACCGGACGCTGGTCTTCACCCCGGTGGAGCTGGAGCAGGCCGCCCGGATGGGTGCCGAACGGTCCCTGGAACGGCTGGCCGGGCGGTTTTCCGTCAAGGAGGCCACGTGCAAGATGCTGGGCCGTGGCTTCGGCCAGGGCCTGCGCTGGCGTGACATCGAGGTCACCAACGACGACTGGGGAGCGCCGCTGGTGACGTTGGGGGGCGGCGCGGCGGAGATCGCGGAGGAGGCGGGCCTGGAGGAGATCACGGTGACGTTGAGCCACCAGGTGGACCTGGTGGTCGCGGTCGCGGCGGCGGGCTGCGCCCGGCCGCCCCGCCCGTTCCGCCGCGCGGCCGCACCTGCGGTGCCGGTCGTCCCGGCCCGCTTCGACGAACTGGCGGCCCTGGCCGCCGACCTGTTCTCGGTCCCCGCCGGCGAGGTGGCCACTGCGGCATCGTTCGCGGGCGATCTGGGGGTCACGTCGGTGGTGGTGATCGAGCTGCTCGCCCGGATCGAGCACCGGTACGGCATCCGGATCCCGGAGGCCGGTATCTACCGGATGACCGATCTGCAGCGGACTTACGGCGTCGTGGCCGAGGCCGCGGGTTGGTAG